The Fusobacterium polymorphum genome segment AAATTCATCGTTTTTTGATTGTTGCTCAAAAATAAAATCAAGGAGCTGTTGAAATTTATTTTTAATTCAAGCAGCTCCTTTAAAAATATTCATTTTATTTTCTTCTTCTTTTTTCTACAGTCTCTATTTATTTTTTAATAGTCTATTTAATTTTTCTTCTAAATTTTTAATCTTTTCATCTTGTTCTTTATTTTTTGTATTTAAAGAATTAATTTCTTCTTTTAGTTCTTGATTTTCTTTACCTTGATTATTAACTTGAGATTTTAAATTTTGGTTTTCAACTGTCAATCTTTTAACTTCATTTTGAACAACATATTGAGGAGTTTCATTATATTCAACTCCACTACCTTTACCAAGTTTTACAGTGAACCCAACATTAGCCATGCTCTTTACTCTTCTTTCACCACCAATAGCTACTCCAGCACTCATCATAAATCTATCATTGAAATAATAACTTAATCCAACAGCAACAGATTGTTTATTTCTATAATGTCCTAATGCAGCCATAACTTGAGTAGGAGCTTTAGGGTCATATTGCATAGGATGTAATCCAGCAAGAGCAGCACTTAAAGAACCTACATGGTTAACTTCATCTTTAACATCATCTATTTTTTCATTGACTTCATTTCTTAAATTTTCTATACCAGCTGTACCTGAATTTTGGATAGCTTTATATAATTGTCTACCTGTAACAGCATCAGTAGATGTGGCAGAAACATCTCCATCAGCAACATTAGTTATCTTCCTTTTTTGAGTAGCTGAACCAACTGAAACTTCATTAGAAGAAGAAACAGTAGAATTATTACCAAGAGCCACTGAATTTTGAATACCTGCACCAATAGTAACATTATTACCAAGAACAAAGTTATTATTACCATTTATAGTGTTATCATTACCAAAGGCATAGGAACCATTACCAGTAACAACATTAGGGTCTCCAAAAGCACCTGAATGATTACCACTAACATTATTTTTATAACCAATAGCAGTAGAATAATCACCAGTAACAGTGTTATCAATACCAAGTCCTGTACTTCCAGTACCAGTCGCAGTGTTAACTAGTCCACCACCTCCACCAGCACCAACACCAAGTTTAGTTCTCCAAGCAGAAATATCAGAAGCAGTTAGATTAGAAGCATCTCTTTTACTATAAACAGTTAAATCAGCACCACCAGCACCAACACCCAATTTAGCTTTCCAAGCAGCAACATCAATATCTGTTGAAGTAGCCTTAGCAACTTGATATAATTGTTTACCAGTAGTAGCATCATTAGATGTAGCATTAATTCTTGCCTCACGTACATTAACTATCCTTCTTCCTCCATCAGGGGTTCCAACAGAAACTACTTCAGATTCAGAAACACTAGAACCATGCCCTAAAACAACTGAACTCTCAATTTTCCGACCATTGCTATCTCTTCCAATATCAACATTATTACCTAAAATAAAGTTATCATTAGCTCCACTAGCAATGTTATTACCATTACCTATCATATATGAATTACCACCTCCATTTATAAGAAGATGTTTATCATTAACCTCATCATATGTACCTATACCAAAAGCTCCTGAATGGCTTCCAGTAACTTTATAATTATTTCCAAGGACTGAACTCTCAAGACCAGTGACTTCATTATTATATCCAATAGCTGAACTTCTTTCTCCACTGGCTTTATTACTATGTCCAAAAGCTGAACTTTTCTTTCCACTAGTTGTATTACCAAATCCAAAAGCTAAACTTCTTTCTCCTCTAGCCAGATTTTCATTTCCAAAAGCTGAACTTTCTTTTCCACTGGCTGTACTCTGATTTCCAACAGCAGAGCTACTTTCTCCACTAGCACCATTGCCATATCCAATAGCAGAACTATCTTTTCCCTTAGCTTCATTATAAAATCCAACAGCAGTACTATTTTCTCCACTGGCATTATTATTAATTCCTGCCTTTGTACTATTATTAGCAGTTCCTGCTTCAATAGTTGGAGTAGCTGAATAAGCAATGCTACCAGAAACTAAAAGAAAACTAAAAACAATCAATTTTAAACTAACTGATTTTTTCATAAAAATTCCTCCCTTAACGAAATATTATTTTAAATGAATATATAAATTATCTAATTATATTGTACTCAAAAAACAAAAAATGCAAATAATTTAAACATTTTAAAATTTATATATTTAAAACTTTTTATAAAAATTAAGAATAAATATAAAAAAAATGATGTTAACAAATTTTATTAACATCATTTATAATGAATCTATTTTCTATTTTTTTCTTTTTTCTGTGACTATATCTTTTTGTTTTTGTTTTTTACTATTATCTTTTTCAACAAATAACTTTTGATTTGTAAAAGGATCTTTTTCTGTATAGTACATCAATGTTGAATAAGTTGATGGAGTTGGTGTAAAGATTTGTACTTGTTCAGGGTTAACTCTTAATTCCTGTGAAGCATATTTTTTTAAATCCATCATATCTTTATCTTTACAACCTGGATGAGCAGCAATTAAA includes the following:
- a CDS encoding YadA-like family protein; translated protein: MKKSVSLKLIVFSFLLVSGSIAYSATPTIEAGTANNSTKAGINNNASGENSTAVGFYNEAKGKDSSAIGYGNGASGESSSAVGNQSTASGKESSAFGNENLARGERSLAFGFGNTTSGKKSSAFGHSNKASGERSSAIGYNNEVTGLESSVLGNNYKVTGSHSGAFGIGTYDEVNDKHLLINGGGNSYMIGNGNNIASGANDNFILGNNVDIGRDSNGRKIESSVVLGHGSSVSESEVVSVGTPDGGRRIVNVREARINATSNDATTGKQLYQVAKATSTDIDVAAWKAKLGVGAGGADLTVYSKRDASNLTASDISAWRTKLGVGAGGGGGLVNTATGTGSTGLGIDNTVTGDYSTAIGYKNNVSGNHSGAFGDPNVVTGNGSYAFGNDNTINGNNNFVLGNNVTIGAGIQNSVALGNNSTVSSSNEVSVGSATQKRKITNVADGDVSATSTDAVTGRQLYKAIQNSGTAGIENLRNEVNEKIDDVKDEVNHVGSLSAALAGLHPMQYDPKAPTQVMAALGHYRNKQSVAVGLSYYFNDRFMMSAGVAIGGERRVKSMANVGFTVKLGKGSGVEYNETPQYVVQNEVKRLTVENQNLKSQVNNQGKENQELKEEINSLNTKNKEQDEKIKNLEEKLNRLLKNK